The DNA sequence GTGGGCATGGCTGATCGCGATCTTCAGGCGGTCCAGCGCCACCAGTTGGTGCAGGCTTTTCGCGAAGGGCACCGTGCTGGGTGTGTCGCGGGGCGGCTCGAACACCAGCGTACGGAGGGGGAGGGCAGACAGGGGGCCGAGGTCGCGGGCCTGGGGGCAGCCGCTCAGATAGAGCGTTTCGAGGTGCGAGAGGTGGCTGAGCGCGCCGAGATCGGTGACCACGCCATTTCCGCTCAGCCGCAGCCGGGTCACGTCCTCCCCCCTGAGATTGTCCCTGATCTCGTCCTCCGTGAAGTCTCCGCGCAGGATCAGCCAAGGACGCGGCCCCGTGTCCAGGAGCAGGCGCAGATGCTCCATGGACTCGGCCACGAAGTACAGGCCGTCCCGGTCCAGGCGGAGGATCACCTCATGGAAGTACCGCTCGGTGTCGAACCGCCCCCAGCTCGACGCCAGTTGGGCACGCACGCCGATCGACGGGTGGCCGGCGAACCGGGCCAGATACGGGATGGCCGCGTCCACCGGTATGCGTGAGGCCGTGACCACGCAGTATTCCGCCTGCTCGTCGGTCAGTCCCTCCGGCGGGGGCAGGAGCTCCAGCACGAGTGGGCCCACCGTGGCCAGCTCCCGCGCCCGCGCGAGGTCCAGGGGCGGGATGAACCCCATCGCAGCCCGTGTCACCTGGTCCCGTATGCCCGGATCCAGATCGGGCGCGTGCTCCAGGCAGGCCATGGCCAGCAGGTTCTGCCGGAGCGATGCCTTCGGGTCCCATCGCTCCGCCTCCACCAGCAACTTCTCCAGCAGCTCCGCCCGCTCCCTCGGCCGCGCGTGCGCGACCGCCATGCGGATGACGTCCTCCCACTGCGCGTCATGCGCGTTCCGGATCAGCAGGCCCACGTCCCACGCCTCCACCGCCGCCTTCGCGCCCAAGTAGTCCTGGAAGGTGCGGTGGACGAAGTCCACCGTGCCCACCGACGGCTCGCGCAACAGCCCGCTGCGCAGCAGCAGATGGCGCAGGATGGCGGGGGCGTCGCCCAGGGCCTGGGCGGCGGGGACGGAGGGCAGGGCCTCCTCGATGAGGCGCTCCGCGCGGTCGCGGTCCAGTTCGGCCTCGCCGTTGCGGATCAGGTAGTAGGCGAGCCGCTGGAGGAGCTGGATCTGCGGTTCCTCGTCCAGCTGCGTATCGCCGGGCGCGTAGACGCGGCGCTCGGTGTCGCGGCGGGTCAGCAGCATCGACAGCGCCGCGTCGTACAGCGCCTTGCGGCCCGGTGGCAGGTAGCCGCGCCGGGCGCGGTGCAGGGCGCAGATCAGGCCGCACATCAGGGGGTTGGTGGCGAGCCGGCTGAGGTCCTGTTTGGTGCGGACGGCGGTGTGCAGGGCCGACTGGTAGCCGTCCAGCGCCGCCCGTTCCTCCTCCGTACGGCAGGTCTGGCGGGCCGCGTCGTGCCAGCGGTCGATGAACGCCGCCATGTCCTCGCGGCGCATCGGGGACAGCGTGAACTCGGCGAAGTCCTGCGCGCCCAGCCAGTCCTCGGCGACGGCGGAGGGGCGGGAGGTGACCAGCCACAGGTTGTCCGGGTAGGCGATGAGCAGGTCGGCCAGCCAGGCCCGGGTGCGCTCGCGGTCGTGCTCGGGGATCTCGTCGATGCCGTCGATCAGCAGCAGCCCACGGCCGGCGCCCAGGACCCGGTCGGCCCAGCCGGGCGGCTGGGCGCCGTCCAGGGGGTGGTGGACCGAGGCCAGGAACGCGGCGGGGGAGGGCAGGGACTCCCGGCGGGCGATGGTGCGCAGCGGGAGGACGAAGGGGACGCGGCCGATCAGCTGCTCCATCCCGTGCGGTGGCCGCTGCCGCGCGGTGCATACGGCGAGCCACTGGACGAGCGTGGTCTTGCCGGAGCCCGCGCCGCCGCGCAGCAGCACCCGCTGATGGCCGGCGAGCGCCCGGTCGGCGGGGAGGACGCCGGGGAGTACGGCGGGCGGGGCGCCCGCCGCCGCGCCCTCGAACGTCCCCTCCGTCCCCTCCGGGCGGTCCTCGTGCGAGGAGACGGCCTCCAGGCTGAGATACGCGGCGTCCAGCGGCCAGGTGGCCTCGGAGTGGCTGAGGTCGATGCCGACGATGGTCAGCGTGGAGTGCTTGCCGATCATGTACTCCGCGTACCGGCGCTCGAACCCCGCGTCCTGCGCGGACTGGGACGGGATGCGCTCGATCAGGATGTCGATCTTGGTGATCAGCTCGTCGAGCCGGCCGCTCTGTTCGACGAGGGTGCGGGCGACGAAGGTCGAGCGCCGGCTGAAGAAGTGCAGGATGTGCAGGCAGGCGGTGTGGAGGAGGTGCTCGTAGAGGGCGAGTCCGTCCCGGCTCAGGCCGACGGGGGCGCCCAGGCCCGGTGCGGTCTCGATGAGGCGGGCGGCGAGGGCACGGTGGCCGAGCCCCACGGCCTGGACGTCGTCCATGTCGAGGTCGCCGAGCGCGTGCAACGTCGTCGCCAGGCGCATGGCGACCAGGTCGTCCTCGTCGGCGGGGCACGGCCGCTCGCCCGGGGCCGCCTGCTGGATGGCGCGGGCGACGAGTTCGGTGGCCAGCTTGTGCAGATCGTGGAAGTCGAGCGTCCGCTTCTCGCCCCGGAAGGTGACGAGCGAGGAGATACGGACCGGCTTGTCGACCAGCCCGGCGCCCGGACCCTCCTGGACGAACAGTTTTCTGATGAGCGGTGCGACGACGGCCGAGGCGAGGCGAGCGCCGATGGCTGCGGGGTCCACGTCCCTTTCCCCCCGGTGGTCGGGTGTCCCTGGCCGGACAGCGTACAGCGGGCAAGGACCTTGGTCCCGAACCGGACACCCGAAAGTCCCTCCACAGGTGACATCGCGCACAGGCCATTCGGGGACTACTACGCGGAATAGGGGGTGTCGCAGCTCAGAGGTGTTATGGATAGCTCCGGGAATTCCCGGGAGGAACGCATCCGCATGCTCAATTTCCTACGTATCCGCTTAGTAGAAGAACGCCTTGGCCTATTCATCGGAACGGGATAACAAGAGGCGTCACAAAGATGCTTCTGGAGGTACTTCCCATGGCCCCGCGCGCCACCAACCGCCGCTCTTCGCATTCGTCCGTATCCAGGACCCGCGTCGCCGTGATCGCCATGGGCCTGGGCGCCTCGCTCGCGCTCGGCGCCGGCACCGCGTTCGCCGCCGAGGCGTCCTCGGGCGCCACCGCCCCGTCGGTGAGCGCGGCCGCCAAGAAGAAGGCGGACGCCTGGGAGACGCCGGTCGACAAGTACGCGATAGGCGCCGCCTTCGGGCTGGCGGGCAACCTGTGGTCGCACAACCACAGCGGTCAGGACTTCGTGGTGCCGTCGGGCACCCCGGTGCACGCGGCGCACAGCGGTGTGGTCGTCAAGGCGGGCCCGAACGGCGGCGGTGACGGCCCCGCGTACGGCAACGCGATCGTGATCAAGCACGACAACGCGACGTACTCGCAGTACGCGCACCTGTCCCGGATCGACGTGCGGATCGGGCAGACCGTGACCACCGGTCAGCAGATCGGCCTGTCCGGCAACACCGGCAACACCACCGGTCCCCACCTGCACTTCGAGATCCGCACGACGCCGAACTACGGCTCCGCCGTCGAGCCGCTCACGTTCCTCCGCGACCACGGCGTCAAGGTCTGACGCCAGACCTCACCTACCGCCTCACGCGTCGTCCGACGACGCATGAGCCTGCGTCAGCAGGTCGAGGGCGACCTCCAGGAGAGCCTCCCGCTTGTCCTTGGGGTCGCCCTCGAGCGTTTGCAGCGCGAACATCCGCGCGTGCAGGGTGAACAGCGCGGTGACGCTGCGGGTCTGCTCGAGCAGGGGTGCCTCCGGGTCCCGGATCAGGCCGGACAGCGTGAGCACCCGCTCCTTGAAGATCGGGCCGACGCGCAGCTCGCGCACCGTGGCCTGGTTCTCGTGCACGAAGCGCATCATCGGCTCGGCGGTGTCCAGGGCCGCGCTGTAGCGGCGCAGCAGCTCCAGCTTGGTCTCCAGGGTGCGCGGCTGCTCCTGGCCCCAGGCGATCAGCTCGTCCAGCGGCCGGGCCAGGTCCTGGAACAGGCTGAGGACGATGTCCTCCTTGGTCTTGAAGTGGTAGTAGAGCGCCGCCTTGGTGACCTCCAGATGCTCGGCGATCTCGCGCAGCGACGTCTTCTCGTAGCCCTGTGCGGCGAAGAGCTCCAGGGCTACGTCCTGGATGCGCTGACGGGTGTCGCCCCGCCGCGGTGTGCTGCCCATGGTGCTCTCCCGTGCTGGTGTGGCTGCCGTTGGCAGGCCGAACGTAACTTACTTGACGCCCGGCTAGTTGGCGCCTTACCTTCTCCACTGTACTGAACTAGCCGGGCGGCAAGTAAGTAGGCGTCAGGGCTTTCATCACCAGGGGATTACCACCAGGGGGGAGACGGAGAACATGGCCGGCAGACAATCACAGGGCGAAGCGCCACCCGCTTCGCAACCGGCGCGGCCGGCCCAGGGAGCCGGGGGCAAGGCCGAGCCGAAGCAGCGGAGCACCAGTGTGGTGATCCTCGCGTTGATGATCGCGATGCTGCTCGCGATGCTCGACAACATGATCGTCGGCACCGCGATGCCGACCATCGTCGGCGAGCTGGGCGGCCTGGACCATCTCTCCTGGGTGGTGACCGCGTACGCCCTGGCCACCGCCGCCTCGACGCCCATCTGGGGCAAGCTCGGCGACATGTACGGCCGCAAGGGCGTCTTCCTCACCTCCATCGCGATCTTCCTCGGTGGCTCGGCCCTGTCCGGCATGGCACAGAGCATGGGTGAGCTGATCGGCTTCCGGGCCGTCCAGGGCCTGGGCGCGGGCGGACTGATGGTCGGCGTGATGGCGATCATCGGCGATCTGGTGCCGCCCCGGGAGCGCGGCCGCTACCAGGGCATCATGGCCGGTGTGATGGCCGTGGCCATGATCGGTGGCCCGCTGGTCGGCGGCACCCTCACCGACCACCTCGGCTGGCGCTGGATCTTCTACATCAACCTTCCGCTCGGCGCGGTCGCCCTCTTCGCGATCAGCGCGGTGCTGCACCTGCCCAAGAAGCGCTCCGAGGGACGGATCGACTACACCGGCGCCGCCCTGCTGACCGTGGGCATCACCGCTCTCGTGCTGATCACCACCTGGGGCGGCAACGAGTACGCCTGGGGCTCGGCCCAGATCCTCGGGCTCGGCGCGCTCGGTGTGCTCTCGCTCGTCGCTTTCGTCTACGTCGAGCAGCGGGTGGCCGAACCCGTCCTGCCGCTGCACATCTTCCGGAACCGCAACTTCACGCTGGTCACCGCGATCGGCTTCCTCACCGGTTTCGTGATGTTCGGCTCGACCACCTTCCTGCCGCTCTACCAGCAGACCGTCCAGGGCGCCTCGGCCACCAACTCCGGGCTGCTGCTGCTCCCGATGCTGCTGGGCATGCTGGTCGTCTCGCTGGTCGCGGGCCGGGTCACCACCCAGACCGGCAAGTAC is a window from the Streptomyces luomodiensis genome containing:
- a CDS encoding NACHT domain-containing protein translates to MDPAAIGARLASAVVAPLIRKLFVQEGPGAGLVDKPVRISSLVTFRGEKRTLDFHDLHKLATELVARAIQQAAPGERPCPADEDDLVAMRLATTLHALGDLDMDDVQAVGLGHRALAARLIETAPGLGAPVGLSRDGLALYEHLLHTACLHILHFFSRRSTFVARTLVEQSGRLDELITKIDILIERIPSQSAQDAGFERRYAEYMIGKHSTLTIVGIDLSHSEATWPLDAAYLSLEAVSSHEDRPEGTEGTFEGAAAGAPPAVLPGVLPADRALAGHQRVLLRGGAGSGKTTLVQWLAVCTARQRPPHGMEQLIGRVPFVLPLRTIARRESLPSPAAFLASVHHPLDGAQPPGWADRVLGAGRGLLLIDGIDEIPEHDRERTRAWLADLLIAYPDNLWLVTSRPSAVAEDWLGAQDFAEFTLSPMRREDMAAFIDRWHDAARQTCRTEEERAALDGYQSALHTAVRTKQDLSRLATNPLMCGLICALHRARRGYLPPGRKALYDAALSMLLTRRDTERRVYAPGDTQLDEEPQIQLLQRLAYYLIRNGEAELDRDRAERLIEEALPSVPAAQALGDAPAILRHLLLRSGLLREPSVGTVDFVHRTFQDYLGAKAAVEAWDVGLLIRNAHDAQWEDVIRMAVAHARPRERAELLEKLLVEAERWDPKASLRQNLLAMACLEHAPDLDPGIRDQVTRAAMGFIPPLDLARARELATVGPLVLELLPPPEGLTDEQAEYCVVTASRIPVDAAIPYLARFAGHPSIGVRAQLASSWGRFDTERYFHEVILRLDRDGLYFVAESMEHLRLLLDTGPRPWLILRGDFTEDEIRDNLRGEDVTRLRLSGNGVVTDLGALSHLSHLETLYLSGCPQARDLGPLSALPLRTLVFEPPRDTPSTVPFAKSLHQLVALDRLKIAISHAHVLPRRFPPGITWLDLQVLGTELDTTWMPMAFPRLRHLHVRFVGDPGRPVDASPLAVLPDLESVTVVNAPVTGSRPAGVTFAAAPPA
- a CDS encoding M23 family metallopeptidase; translated protein: MAPRATNRRSSHSSVSRTRVAVIAMGLGASLALGAGTAFAAEASSGATAPSVSAAAKKKADAWETPVDKYAIGAAFGLAGNLWSHNHSGQDFVVPSGTPVHAAHSGVVVKAGPNGGGDGPAYGNAIVIKHDNATYSQYAHLSRIDVRIGQTVTTGQQIGLSGNTGNTTGPHLHFEIRTTPNYGSAVEPLTFLRDHGVKV
- a CDS encoding TetR/AcrR family transcriptional regulator; amino-acid sequence: MGSTPRRGDTRQRIQDVALELFAAQGYEKTSLREIAEHLEVTKAALYYHFKTKEDIVLSLFQDLARPLDELIAWGQEQPRTLETKLELLRRYSAALDTAEPMMRFVHENQATVRELRVGPIFKERVLTLSGLIRDPEAPLLEQTRSVTALFTLHARMFALQTLEGDPKDKREALLEVALDLLTQAHASSDDA
- a CDS encoding MDR family MFS transporter, with product MAGRQSQGEAPPASQPARPAQGAGGKAEPKQRSTSVVILALMIAMLLAMLDNMIVGTAMPTIVGELGGLDHLSWVVTAYALATAASTPIWGKLGDMYGRKGVFLTSIAIFLGGSALSGMAQSMGELIGFRAVQGLGAGGLMVGVMAIIGDLVPPRERGRYQGIMAGVMAVAMIGGPLVGGTLTDHLGWRWIFYINLPLGAVALFAISAVLHLPKKRSEGRIDYTGAALLTVGITALVLITTWGGNEYAWGSAQILGLGALGVLSLVAFVYVEQRVAEPVLPLHIFRNRNFTLVTAIGFLTGFVMFGSTTFLPLYQQTVQGASATNSGLLLLPMLLGMLVVSLVAGRVTTQTGKYKIFPIVGGFLIMAGMFLLSLMDTETTRFTSGVYMAVLGMGMGCLMQTTMLVAQNSVEMKDMGVGSSSATLFRTLGGSFGVAILGALFTSQVQDTMAERAGDQGAAVTSGSAQLDPASLPKLPAAIRDAYTHAVADGSHQVFLWGALISIAAFVAAWFVKEVPLRGAAKPADGDEAQADQPAPVAEPV